One window of the Strix uralensis isolate ZFMK-TIS-50842 chromosome 3, bStrUra1, whole genome shotgun sequence genome contains the following:
- the KLF11 gene encoding Krueppel-like factor 11, with amino-acid sequence MHGSPCSEMGDASAVDIVDIYESIRERQRHDSERSTCSTLEQNDIEAVEALVCMSSWGQRSQKGDILKIRPLTPFSDSGDFTMHAEATSELPKDYLSTLCMTPPHSPDFVEISAAMLLSSQVTYSKPRTVMASTAACSVTSATGASPITKPSVINMEQQCSQKPVISESFAPQPCRAMATSVIRHTGDSSAYHHIPAVQEKTKVTSGYSTSRDWCGVDDRRHSKLPQDPCAADGLVNKTSPVHQPYAHDSSDIVTNKGQLPVRPISPQTHLPKNCENELQKRATPVTPAPVSSPQVLCQMIPLNGQSSMINAYVKPSTPTVSTPMKPILPQTAPLSQPVLMGPSVPQGTVMLVLPQTAVTQTPQCPQTVMTVGNTKLLPLAPAPVFIASGQSCTPQMDFSRRRNYVCNFPGCKKTYFKSSHLKAHLRTHTGEKPFSCNWEGCDKKFARSDELSRHRRTHTGEKKFACPVCERRFMRSDHLTKHTRRHMTTKKIPSWQTEVGKLNRIATAEKPKSSSALSMLIPVPSSVCQG; translated from the exons ATGCACGGCTCGCCCTGCTCGGAGATGGGAGATGCGTCCGCG GTTGACATTGTGGACATCTACGAGTCTATCCGTGAAAGGCAGCGTCATGACAGTGAGAGGTCCACCTGCAGCACCTTGGAGCAGAACGACATTGAAGCTGTTGAAGCACTTGTTTGTATGAGCTCCTGGGGTCAAAGATCGCAGAAAGGTGACATATTAAAGATAAGGCCACTTACGCCCTTCTCGGATTCTGGTGATTTCACAATGCATGCTGAGGCTACGTCTGAATTACCAAAGGACTATCTATCTACACTG tgCATGACCCCTCCGCACAGCCCTGACTTTGTTGAGATATCAGCTGCTATGCTTCTCTCCTCACAAGTCACTTATTCCAAACCAAGGACTGTCATGGCAAGTACAGCTGCCTGCTCAGTCACGTCAGCGACCGGTGCCTCTCCCATAACCAAGCCATCTGTTATCAACATGGAGCAACAATGCAGTCAGAAGCCAGTGATATCTGAATCCTTTGCCCCTCAGCCTTGCAGGGCCATGGCCACAAGCGTCATACGCCACACAGGTGATAGTTCTGCTTACCATCACATTCCTGCTgtgcaagagaaaacaaaggtAACTTCAGGCTACAGCACTTCCAGAGACTGGTGTGGAGTGGATGACCGAAGACATTCCAAACTGCCGCAGGACCCGTGTGCCGCGGATGGTTTAGTTAACAAAACCTCTCCAGTACATCAACCTTATGCACATGACTCCAGTGATATTGTGACCAATAAAGGACAGCTGCCAGTCAGGCCCATTTCGCCGCAGACCCACTTACCAAAGAATTGTGAAAATGAGTTGCAAAAAAGAGCTACCCCGGTGACACCCGCCCCCGTTTCAAGCCCCCAGGTTCTCTGTCAAATGATCCCTTTAAACGGACAAAGCAGTATGATCAATGCCTATGTCAAGCCTTCAACTCCAACAGTCTCAACTCCCATGAAACCTATTTTACCGCAGACAGCcccactctctcagcctgtactcATGGGACCTTCTGTGCCTCAGGGGACCGTCATGTTGGTTCTTCCACAGACTGCTGTCACACAGACACCGCAGTGCCCGCAAACAGTAATGACTGTTGGCAACACCAAGTTACTGCCCCTTGCCCCTGCTCCTGTGTTCATCGCTTCTGGTCAAAGCTGCACCCCCCAGATGGACTTTTCTAGACGGAGGAATTATGTTTGCAACTTCCCTGGGTGCAAGAAAACTTATTTCAAAAGTTCCCACCTGAAAGCCCACCTTCGCACCCACACTG GAGAAAAGCCTTTCAGCTGCAACTGGGAAGGCTGTGACAAGAAGTTTGCCCGCTCGGATGAACTGTCACGTCACCGTAGaacccacacaggagagaagaaGTTTGCTTGTCCTGTGTGTGAGCGTCGCTTCATGCGCAGCGATCACTTGACAAAGCACACCCGCCGCCATATGACCACAAAGAAGATCCCCAGCTGGCAGACAGAGGTTGGCAAACTCAACAGAATTGCCACAGCAGAGAAGCCGAAAAGCAGCAGTGCTCTGAGTATGCTCATCCCTGTGCCATCGTCTGTCTGTCAGGGCTAG